The genomic interval TGCCGACATGGAGAAGCGCTGGGCCGAGCTGGAGCGGCAGTTCCGCACCAGCGAGTAAAAAGCTGCTTCTCGACGCTAAAAGCCACTACCCACCATCTGAAATTAATCAGGTGGTGGGTAGTGGCTTTAATTCTTCGATTTATCCGAAGCGGCCGGAGATGTAATCTTCGGTTTCCTTCTGATCTGGGTTTTCGAAGATCTTCTTGGTAGGTCCGATTTCAACCAGACGACCTGGCCTACCGGTCGCCTCCAGGGAGTAGAACGCGGTCTGATCGGACACACGTGCAGCCTGCTGCATGTTGTGGGTCACGATGACGATGGTGAACTCTTCCTTCAGCTCGTGGATAAGGTCCTCCACAGCCAGGGTTGAGATTGGGTCAAGCGCGGAGCAAGGCTCGTCCATGAGGAGGATTTCTGGCTCAACCGCGATCGCGCGAGCGATGCACAGACGCTGCTGCTGACCACCGGAGAGGCCGCCGCCTGGCTTGTCCAGACGATCCTTAACCTCTTCCCACAGGTTTGCGCCACGAAGAGACTTCTCAGCAACTTCCTTGAGCTTCTTCTTGTTCTTCTCGCCGGAAAGCTTCAGACCTGCAACCACGTTGTCCTCGATGGACATGGTTGGGAATGGGTTAGCCTTCTGGAAGACCATGCCGATGGTGTTACGGACTGCAACTGGGTCGATCTTGGAGCCGTAGATGTTCTCACCGTCGAGAAGGATCTCGCCCTTGACGTATGCACCTGGGGTGACCTCGTGCATACGATTGATGGAGCGGAGAACTGTGGACTTGCCACAGCCGGATGGTCCGATGAATGCGGTGACAGAGCGTGCAGGAACCTCGAGGTTCACGTTCTGCACTGCGTGGAAATCACCGTAGTAGATGTTGACATCATTGAGCTTGAGCTTCGACATCGCTTTAGATACTCCTGTTGTATTTTCTGAGATTATTATTGCTTGACAGAGAACTTGGCGGAGATGATTCGTGCGCCAATGTTCAGGACAGCGATGATGAGCACCAGGGTGAGGGCTGCGCCCCACAGCTTGTCCAGCGTTGCTGGTGCGGTGCCGGCCTTGTACATATCAAGCATCATCAGTGGAAGGGAAGCCTGCGGACCGCCGAATGGGTTCCAGTTGATGGCCTGGGAGGAACCAACCAAGACCAGAACTGGTGCGGACTCACCCATGACACGAGCGACTGCGAGCATGACGCCGGTGACGATACCGGACAGTGCGGTTGGGAGAACGATCTTTGCGATGGTCTTCCACTTTGGCACGCCCAGTGCGTAGGACGCTTCACGCAGATCCTGAGGAACAACGCGGAGCATTTCTTCGGTGTTTCGGATGATCACTGGAACCATCAAAATCACCAGTGACAGGGACACTGCGAAGCCGGAGCGGTCGAAGCCGAAGAGCACGATCCACAAGGAGTACACGAACAGTGCCGCAACGATGGAAGGAACACCGGTGAGGATGTCAACCATGAAGGTGGTCAAGCGTCCGAGACGGTTACCGTTGGAGTATTCCACCAAGTAGATTGCGGTGAAGATACCGATTGGAATGGAAATCACCGAGGTGACTACCGCCTGCATGAAGGTACCGATCATGGCGTGAGCTGCACCGCCGCCTGGCAGCATCAGCATGACGCCAGCCTGGGAGGTGGACCACCAATCAGCAGTGAGGATCGGAGCGATGCCTCGAGAGATCACGGTCCACAGCACCCAAACCAGTGGCACAGCTGCGATGAGCATCGCACCATAAATGATGACGGTTGCTGCGGTGTTGGTGGTCTTACGGCTGGAGGAGATGTCGGTGAAGGCTGAGCTCTTCTTTAAAGGCTCATCCATGCGCGGAGTAACAACATTGTTAGTCATGATTTTGTCCCCTTCTACTTTCCGCGGTTAACCATGGCGCGAGCGCCAGCGTTGACGATGAAGGTAAGGGCGAACAGCACGAGGCCGGCGGAGATGTACGCGCCTGCGCGGGTGTTGTCGTTGAATTCTGGAGCGGCATTGGCGATGGCCGTTGCGAAGGTGGTACCGCCATCGAAAAGCGAGAAGCGGAACGCCGAGGATGGAGAAACAACCATGTATAGCGCCATGGTCTCACCCAGTGCGCGGCCGAGGCCGAGCATCGCGCCGGAAACGTAGCCGGACATTCCGAATGGGAGAACCGTCAAACGAACGACTTCCCAGCGGGTTGCGCCAAGTGCAAGAGCAGATTCAATGTGGCCCTTTGGAGTCTGTATGAAAACTTCACGTGCGGTTGCTGCGATAACAGGAAGGATCATCACTGCGAGCACGATGCCACCGGTGAGCATGTTACGGCCGGTAGCAAAAGAAGGTGAGTTTTGGTAAGTAGCGAAGAGGAAGAAGCTTCCGCCCCAGCTTTCAATCCAGGTGTAGAAACCGGACAGAGCTGGTCCGAGCACCTGCCAGCCCCAAAGGCCGTAGACGATGGAAGGCACAGCAGCCAGCATGTCCACCATGTA from Corynebacterium glutamicum ATCC 13032 carries:
- the pstB gene encoding phosphate ABC transporter ATP-binding protein PstB, which produces MSKLKLNDVNIYYGDFHAVQNVNLEVPARSVTAFIGPSGCGKSTVLRSINRMHEVTPGAYVKGEILLDGENIYGSKIDPVAVRNTIGMVFQKANPFPTMSIEDNVVAGLKLSGEKNKKKLKEVAEKSLRGANLWEEVKDRLDKPGGGLSGGQQQRLCIARAIAVEPEILLMDEPCSALDPISTLAVEDLIHELKEEFTIVIVTHNMQQAARVSDQTAFYSLEATGRPGRLVEIGPTKKIFENPDQKETEDYISGRFG
- the pstA gene encoding phosphate ABC transporter permease PstA; translated protein: MTNNVVTPRMDEPLKKSSAFTDISSSRKTTNTAATVIIYGAMLIAAVPLVWVLWTVISRGIAPILTADWWSTSQAGVMLMLPGGGAAHAMIGTFMQAVVTSVISIPIGIFTAIYLVEYSNGNRLGRLTTFMVDILTGVPSIVAALFVYSLWIVLFGFDRSGFAVSLSLVILMVPVIIRNTEEMLRVVPQDLREASYALGVPKWKTIAKIVLPTALSGIVTGVMLAVARVMGESAPVLVLVGSSQAINWNPFGGPQASLPLMMLDMYKAGTAPATLDKLWGAALTLVLIIAVLNIGARIISAKFSVKQ
- the pstC gene encoding phosphate ABC transporter permease subunit PstC — protein: MATNESVSEKQRLDATRVQAHPVAVNANSSQTKPSKKIVAEGGGSVKRPGDRIFEVLSTASAAIITAIIIAIAAFLIWRAVPALMRNAEGIGGFFTYSGAWNTTDIDAMYFGIPNLLAATLLISVIALIIAMPIALGIAIFLSNYSPKRLVKPLGYMVDMLAAVPSIVYGLWGWQVLGPALSGFYTWIESWGGSFFLFATYQNSPSFATGRNMLTGGIVLAVMILPVIAATAREVFIQTPKGHIESALALGATRWEVVRLTVLPFGMSGYVSGAMLGLGRALGETMALYMVVSPSSAFRFSLFDGGTTFATAIANAAPEFNDNTRAGAYISAGLVLFALTFIVNAGARAMVNRGK